In the genome of Fulvivirga maritima, one region contains:
- a CDS encoding penicillin-binding protein activator LpoB, whose translation MKNSIKTLVVAIFSVAVLFGCSQRTVTRVSPDQQIDLSGRWNDVDSKMVANKMVQQFLNSPRYQQYSSDNGKTPAIIVGYIKNKTSEHIDSDNYIKKFEMEIFNSGLADLVESAEFREKLREERADQQEFSSPETAASWGKEYGADLMLFGTMTSETDTYNKKKVVNYITTLYLTDLETNKRVWYGQEEIKKYIEN comes from the coding sequence ATGAAAAATTCTATAAAAACCTTAGTTGTGGCCATTTTCTCGGTTGCTGTGCTTTTTGGGTGTTCTCAGAGAACAGTAACAAGAGTGAGTCCTGATCAGCAGATTGATCTTAGCGGCCGTTGGAATGATGTTGACTCAAAGATGGTGGCAAATAAAATGGTTCAGCAATTCCTGAACAGCCCCAGATATCAGCAATATTCAAGTGATAATGGCAAAACTCCAGCTATTATTGTAGGTTACATAAAAAATAAAACCAGCGAGCATATTGATTCTGATAACTACATCAAGAAATTTGAGATGGAAATATTCAACTCAGGCCTTGCTGACCTAGTAGAATCTGCTGAATTCAGAGAGAAACTAAGAGAAGAAAGAGCAGACCAACAAGAGTTCTCTTCACCAGAAACAGCTGCTAGCTGGGGAAAAGAATATGGTGCAGACCTTATGCTATTCGGAACCATGACTTCTGAAACAGATACTTATAACAAGAAAAAAGTAGTGAACTATATCACCACCCTTTACCTTACTGACCTGGAGACTAACAAAAGAGTTTGGTACGGACAAGAGGAAATCAAAAAGTATATAGAAAACTAA
- a CDS encoding alpha/beta hydrolase — protein MVKHYIITNRLITTHGDQEKFYKVNDEEYLRIDGSEQARDEIRYGTISFNNAQNTKFTIEIYKDPSENVMKNYIINRDRPERPKLGSEVMFNELYELGCAAEKREDILVFIHGYKTDLNNALETLKHLHDTYVENEESPIKHIVLFTWPAKEKILEYRDDVRDAVISGYALARAISKLKDLYSKYFSAPYDIKPLLEPCDQKVHLMCHSMGNRVLESMFMEMESMKSKINNLCGEIFLMAADIDYDAIHEPKPLSHVIDMAERVHIYYHNHDRALGISEKTKNAFNRLGRWGAKNSLKLPDGVFQSNVTGIRDEKGLKSDFVHHWYYIDSVSVAEDIIDVLNGKTSIFSAEF, from the coding sequence ATGGTAAAGCATTATATAATAACAAACCGACTCATTACCACCCATGGTGATCAGGAGAAATTTTATAAGGTAAATGATGAAGAATATTTGCGAATAGATGGCAGTGAACAAGCCAGAGATGAGATAAGGTATGGAACAATCTCTTTCAATAATGCGCAAAATACCAAGTTTACTATTGAAATATATAAAGACCCTAGTGAGAATGTAATGAAAAATTATATCATTAATCGTGACAGGCCTGAGCGTCCGAAACTAGGGTCTGAAGTAATGTTTAATGAGTTGTATGAATTAGGATGCGCCGCGGAAAAGCGGGAAGATATCTTGGTATTTATTCATGGTTACAAAACAGACCTTAATAATGCTCTTGAAACATTAAAACATCTGCATGATACTTATGTAGAGAATGAGGAAAGCCCTATAAAACATATTGTGTTATTTACTTGGCCCGCGAAGGAGAAAATTCTGGAATATCGTGATGACGTGAGAGATGCTGTGATATCTGGTTACGCATTGGCACGAGCTATTTCCAAGCTTAAAGACCTGTACTCAAAATATTTCTCGGCACCTTATGATATAAAACCTCTATTGGAACCCTGTGACCAAAAAGTTCATCTTATGTGCCATTCTATGGGCAATAGAGTCTTAGAGTCAATGTTTATGGAGATGGAATCAATGAAGAGCAAAATAAACAATCTCTGCGGGGAAATTTTTCTGATGGCTGCTGATATCGACTATGACGCTATTCATGAGCCTAAGCCACTAAGTCACGTGATAGATATGGCGGAACGAGTACATATTTATTACCATAATCATGACCGCGCCTTAGGAATTTCTGAGAAAACAAAGAATGCTTTTAACCGATTAGGCCGCTGGGGTGCAAAAAATTCCCTTAAACTACCTGATGGAGTATTTCAGTCTAACGTTACAGGAATAAGAGACGAAAAAGGATTAAAGTCCGATTTCGTTCATCACTGGTACTATATTGATAGTGTCAGTGTAGCGGAGGATATTATAGACGTTCTTAATGGTAAAACCTCCATTTTTAGTGCTGAATTCTGA
- a CDS encoding WG repeat-containing protein has protein sequence MARSTIIFFLWIVFFTSVEAQVSIKADKMGYFYEGLLAVQKDNKWGFVNEQGELIVDYRNDIETFGPPFDPDWYLNLRNDYMYHPFNTLPVFSNERCIIKSGDKYGFINTKGNIVIKPKYDAARPFYMNHALVMYESKVLIIDIYGNEIGKIEEPTTSSSDNEIDVVCLDTDINREEKKSTKQAASKIKKAKEILRQFRLNGAGVTGYTNTSGNSCFYFYDLHGKLKSNRCFAAIGQFSEGSAPAQFYDDAGAENYYGVIDSDGKVTVEPRYKYILGTFSNGMLAVYDDDYNLGYIDKSGNLKIPMKYAGGMPFYGKYTVVKLHKAELQKMLGDTYYKTFADFVLIDQKGMVVQTFQIERSSHLPRKIDFGYLYTGYKQTYWISENGQEIIKWPEEGNPLIVNTYPGPFYLRKFLDGAQHVQFYDYQGKLILK, from the coding sequence ATGGCTAGATCAACAATTATTTTTTTCTTATGGATTGTATTTTTTACATCAGTTGAGGCGCAGGTAAGTATTAAAGCCGACAAGATGGGTTATTTTTATGAGGGGTTACTGGCTGTCCAAAAGGACAATAAATGGGGTTTTGTAAATGAACAAGGTGAATTAATCGTTGATTATCGTAATGATATTGAAACTTTTGGCCCCCCTTTTGATCCGGATTGGTATTTGAATCTTCGCAATGATTATATGTATCACCCCTTCAATACGCTACCAGTCTTTTCCAATGAACGTTGTATTATCAAATCAGGTGATAAATATGGGTTTATAAATACTAAAGGTAATATTGTAATTAAGCCAAAATATGATGCTGCTAGGCCTTTCTATATGAATCATGCGTTGGTAATGTACGAAAGTAAAGTACTCATTATTGATATATATGGCAATGAAATAGGAAAAATTGAGGAACCTACAACATCCAGTTCCGATAATGAAATTGATGTAGTTTGTTTAGATACGGATATAAATAGAGAAGAAAAGAAATCTACGAAGCAGGCAGCTTCAAAAATAAAAAAAGCCAAGGAAATTTTAAGGCAGTTTAGGCTTAATGGTGCTGGCGTAACTGGTTATACAAATACTTCAGGAAACTCATGCTTCTATTTTTATGACTTGCATGGCAAGTTGAAAAGTAATAGATGCTTTGCCGCGATAGGACAATTCAGTGAGGGGTCAGCCCCCGCGCAATTTTATGATGATGCTGGTGCCGAAAATTATTATGGGGTGATTGATAGTGATGGTAAAGTTACAGTCGAGCCTAGATATAAATATATACTCGGAACTTTCAGTAATGGGATGTTGGCGGTTTATGATGATGATTACAATCTTGGTTATATTGACAAGTCAGGTAATTTGAAAATACCAATGAAGTATGCTGGTGGTATGCCGTTTTACGGAAAATATACGGTGGTGAAACTTCATAAGGCAGAGCTGCAAAAAATGCTTGGAGATACTTACTATAAGACCTTTGCTGACTTTGTACTTATTGATCAAAAAGGCATGGTTGTTCAGACATTTCAAATTGAGAGAAGTTCACATTTGCCAAGGAAAATTGATTTTGGTTACTTATATACAGGTTATAAGCAAACGTATTGGATAAGCGAAAATGGGCAAGAAATAATAAAATGGCCGGAAGAAGGAAATCCTTTAATTGTTAATACCTACCCAGGTCCATTTTATTTAAGAAAATTTTTAGATGGTGCCCAGCATGTGCAATTTTATGATTACCAAGGCAAGTTAATACTCAAGTAA
- the gyrA gene encoding DNA gyrase subunit A — MADESNENLPAGRQGIIPINIEDEMRGAYIDYSMSVIISRALPDVRDGLKPVHRRILYGMLELGVNYNKSYKKSARIVGEVLGKYHPHGDSAVYDTMVRMAQPWSLRYPLVDGQGNFGSIDGDSAAAMRYTEARLKRIAEEMLTDINKNTVNYQSNFDDSLKEPSVMPGKLPNLLLNGSSGIAVGMATNMAPHNLREVGAGIIAYIENNDITVPELMEYVTAPDFPTGGIIYGYTGVKQAFETGRGRVVMRAKAEFETTSTGREQIIVTEIPYMVNKASMIEKTAALVNDKKIEGISDIRDESDRNGLRVVYDLKKDAIPNIVLNYLYKYTQLQSSFGVNNIALVKGRPETLNLKDLIKYYVEHRHEVVIRRTQYELDEAEKRAHILEGYLIALDNLDEVISLIRNSQDPDSARQGLMEKFELSEIQARAILEMRLQRLTGMERDKILKEYEEVKALIDDLKDILAREERRMEIIKDEVNQLVERYGDDRRTQIVHSADDITVEDMIPNDEMVITISHQGYIKRSALTDYRTQGRGGVGSRGVSTKDDDFTELLFIARAHNYLLIFTDNGKVFWKKVYAIPEGSKTSKGRAIQNLINIEPNDNVRAVINVESLSDEDYVKNNFLMMCTVKGTIKKTTLEAYSKPRANGINAITIRDDDRLLSVRLTNGDDHIVIAKRNGKAIHFHESDVRPMGRTATGVRGVTLEDEDDRVVGMVNIHREESNLLVVSENGYGKRSLVEDYRITKRGGKGVKTINVTEKTGKLVAIKEVIDTDDLMIINRSGITIRLEVKDLRVMGRATQGVKLIRLNENDTISSVEKIEKIDEIEEIDDELEEGQEGADDNQETSNDNNEE, encoded by the coding sequence ATGGCTGACGAATCTAATGAGAATCTGCCGGCAGGCAGACAGGGTATTATACCCATCAATATTGAGGATGAGATGAGAGGAGCCTACATAGATTATTCTATGTCGGTGATCATATCCAGGGCACTACCAGATGTAAGAGATGGCTTAAAACCTGTACATAGAAGGATTTTGTATGGTATGCTCGAATTGGGTGTTAATTACAATAAATCTTATAAAAAATCTGCCAGGATCGTAGGAGAGGTACTAGGTAAGTATCACCCTCATGGTGACTCAGCCGTTTACGACACTATGGTGCGTATGGCTCAACCCTGGTCTTTGAGATACCCATTGGTAGATGGCCAGGGAAACTTCGGTTCCATAGACGGTGACTCTGCTGCGGCCATGCGTTATACTGAGGCTCGCCTTAAGCGTATCGCTGAGGAGATGCTTACAGACATCAACAAAAACACCGTTAACTACCAGTCTAACTTTGATGACTCCCTAAAGGAGCCTTCTGTAATGCCTGGTAAGCTGCCTAACCTGTTACTTAACGGCTCATCAGGTATCGCAGTAGGTATGGCTACTAACATGGCTCCGCATAACCTTAGAGAGGTAGGAGCAGGTATCATCGCCTATATAGAAAATAATGATATCACTGTGCCAGAACTTATGGAGTACGTTACGGCCCCAGATTTCCCTACAGGAGGTATCATATATGGTTATACTGGTGTAAAACAAGCTTTTGAAACAGGAAGAGGCCGCGTGGTAATGCGTGCTAAAGCCGAGTTTGAAACTACCAGCACCGGAAGAGAACAAATCATCGTTACAGAAATACCATACATGGTAAATAAGGCCAGCATGATCGAAAAGACTGCTGCCCTGGTGAACGACAAAAAAATAGAAGGTATCTCTGATATCCGTGATGAATCTGATAGAAACGGATTAAGAGTAGTGTATGATCTTAAAAAGGATGCTATCCCTAACATCGTACTTAACTACCTTTATAAATATACGCAGCTTCAATCTTCTTTTGGGGTTAATAACATTGCCCTGGTTAAAGGAAGACCAGAAACACTGAATCTGAAAGATCTTATTAAATACTATGTAGAGCACCGCCATGAGGTAGTGATCAGACGTACGCAATATGAGCTTGACGAAGCAGAGAAAAGAGCGCACATATTGGAAGGTTATCTTATTGCTTTAGATAATCTTGACGAAGTAATATCATTGATACGTAACTCACAAGATCCTGACAGTGCTCGTCAAGGATTGATGGAGAAATTTGAACTTTCAGAAATTCAGGCCAGAGCCATATTGGAAATGAGACTCCAAAGGCTTACCGGAATGGAAAGAGACAAAATATTGAAGGAATACGAAGAGGTGAAAGCCTTAATCGATGACTTGAAAGATATTTTGGCCAGAGAGGAACGTAGAATGGAGATCATTAAAGATGAGGTTAATCAGCTGGTAGAGAGATATGGAGATGACAGAAGAACGCAGATCGTTCATAGTGCTGATGACATCACAGTAGAAGATATGATTCCTAATGATGAAATGGTAATCACTATTTCTCACCAAGGATATATTAAAAGATCAGCTCTTACTGACTACCGTACTCAAGGACGTGGTGGAGTAGGTAGCCGTGGAGTATCTACCAAAGATGATGACTTTACAGAACTACTCTTTATAGCCCGTGCGCATAACTATCTATTGATTTTTACTGATAACGGTAAAGTATTCTGGAAGAAAGTATATGCCATACCTGAAGGAAGCAAAACTTCTAAAGGACGAGCCATTCAGAACCTGATCAATATAGAGCCTAACGATAACGTAAGAGCGGTAATAAACGTAGAAAGCCTTTCTGATGAAGACTATGTGAAAAATAACTTCTTAATGATGTGTACAGTAAAAGGTACCATCAAAAAGACTACTTTGGAAGCATATTCTAAACCAAGAGCTAACGGTATTAACGCCATTACCATCAGAGATGATGATCGTTTACTTTCTGTAAGACTTACTAATGGTGATGACCACATTGTAATAGCCAAGCGAAATGGTAAGGCCATTCACTTCCATGAATCAGATGTAAGACCAATGGGACGTACCGCTACAGGTGTTAGAGGTGTAACGCTGGAAGACGAAGATGATAGGGTAGTGGGCATGGTAAACATACACCGTGAAGAGTCTAACCTGCTGGTAGTATCAGAAAATGGTTATGGAAAGCGCTCATTAGTAGAAGATTACCGTATCACGAAACGTGGTGGTAAAGGAGTGAAGACCATCAACGTTACAGAGAAGACTGGCAAGCTTGTTGCAATTAAGGAAGTAATAGATACTGATGATCTGATGATTATCAACCGATCAGGAATTACTATCAGGCTGGAAGTGAAAGACTTACGTGTGATGGGTAGAGCTACGCAAGGAGTGAAGCTGATCAGATTAAATGAAAACGATACCATTTCTTCAGTAGAGAAAATAGAGAAGATAGATGAGATTGAAGAAATAGATGATGAACTGGAAGAAGGACAGGAAGGAGCAGATGACAACCAGGAAACATCTAATGATAATAATGAAGAATAA
- a CDS encoding TonB-dependent receptor translates to MKFSTLLFFLTLTYSFSYGQSGLKGTVHDEQGHTLEGVSIQLANSTKGTVTNANGLFKLTLAPDTYIIELRHVGYNPVFDTIKVRSNQFLERAYHLKEKAAVLHEISVEDYRTNDEEVSVTHIKPISAESLVTPFGDFNKILTTLPGVVSNNELSSAYSVRGGNFDENLVYVNEIPIYRPFLVSNGQQEGLSFVNTDMVENVSFSAGGWQPKYGDKLSSVLNVNYKKTNSFGASASLHLLGGSAHIEGTNNDERLSYVAGVRHKSAQYLLNTLETEGEYLPRFTDMQAFVNYKLNKSTEIGVLAAYARNRYLTEPESRETDFGTFNQSFRLFVGFDGQEILQYDTYQGGIKLTKHINDRWTSKLIVSGVYGLEREYTDVEGAYRLCDVDRNLGSNSFNECVYIRGIGSNYDYGRNTLEANIINAEDRNVYQIDDKNTLEFGLGYSYQNIEDQLNEYSFRDSSDYVIDIESLEAENKLESNRYTGYVQHTHYFNAEFSATYGVRVNYWDVNEQFLVSPRAQISYSPKWERDITFNAAVGVYQQQPFYRELRNYQGELNEDLKAQRSMHIIGGMNYSFKWWDRDFKFISELYYKRIRNAIAYDIDNVKVRYFANNDTKAYATGLDMRLSGEFIPGTESWFSLGILNTREDVAGDSKSYIRRPTDQRVNMAVFFQDHLPSNPTVRVSLNLLFGTGLPFGPPQDLERRNIFNGGSYRRLDVGFSKIIFIQEEKYKKERQLIISAEILNLLGTSNPISYTWVSDVSNNRFAVPNTLSARFLNVKFAVKI, encoded by the coding sequence ATGAAATTTTCAACCTTATTATTCTTCCTAACCTTAACCTACTCTTTCTCATACGGCCAAAGTGGCTTAAAAGGCACTGTTCATGATGAACAAGGACATACTTTAGAAGGAGTAAGCATACAATTAGCTAATAGCACTAAAGGAACCGTTACTAATGCTAATGGCCTTTTTAAACTTACGCTAGCACCTGACACCTATATTATAGAACTAAGGCATGTGGGCTATAACCCTGTCTTCGATACTATAAAAGTGCGGTCAAATCAGTTTTTAGAAAGAGCCTATCACCTTAAAGAAAAGGCCGCTGTACTTCATGAAATCAGTGTAGAAGACTATAGAACTAATGATGAAGAGGTCAGTGTAACCCATATCAAACCCATTTCAGCTGAATCATTAGTGACTCCTTTTGGAGATTTTAACAAGATTTTAACCACATTGCCAGGTGTGGTGAGCAATAATGAACTTTCATCAGCCTACTCTGTGCGTGGTGGTAACTTTGATGAAAACCTGGTTTATGTTAATGAAATACCCATTTACAGGCCGTTTTTAGTGAGCAATGGCCAGCAGGAAGGACTTAGTTTTGTGAATACGGATATGGTGGAAAATGTGTCGTTCTCTGCTGGTGGCTGGCAGCCCAAGTATGGTGATAAGCTATCTTCAGTGCTCAATGTCAACTATAAAAAAACTAACTCTTTTGGAGCTTCAGCAAGCTTACATTTATTAGGTGGCTCGGCCCACATAGAAGGCACTAATAATGACGAAAGGCTTTCATATGTAGCTGGTGTGAGGCACAAATCAGCACAATACCTTTTAAATACGCTGGAAACCGAAGGTGAGTACTTACCTCGATTTACTGATATGCAGGCTTTTGTTAATTATAAGCTTAATAAAAGCACTGAAATTGGTGTTTTGGCCGCTTACGCCAGAAATAGATATTTAACTGAGCCTGAGAGTAGAGAAACGGACTTTGGTACTTTCAATCAATCCTTTAGGCTGTTTGTGGGGTTCGATGGTCAGGAAATCCTCCAGTATGACACTTACCAGGGTGGAATTAAGCTGACCAAGCATATAAATGACAGATGGACTTCGAAGTTAATTGTGTCTGGAGTTTATGGTCTTGAGCGAGAATATACTGATGTGGAAGGCGCTTATCGTTTATGCGATGTGGATCGGAACCTGGGTAGCAATTCTTTTAACGAATGTGTATATATAAGAGGAATCGGGTCTAATTATGACTATGGCCGAAACACTTTGGAAGCCAACATAATTAACGCAGAAGATCGCAACGTCTATCAAATTGATGACAAGAATACATTGGAATTTGGTTTAGGATATTCTTATCAAAACATTGAGGATCAGCTCAATGAATATTCTTTCAGGGACTCTTCTGATTATGTAATTGATATAGAATCATTGGAAGCGGAGAACAAACTGGAAAGCAATCGTTACACCGGTTATGTACAGCATACCCATTATTTTAACGCGGAGTTTTCTGCCACTTATGGTGTTCGGGTAAATTATTGGGATGTAAATGAGCAGTTTCTAGTAAGCCCCAGAGCGCAGATCTCATACAGTCCGAAGTGGGAGAGAGATATTACCTTTAATGCTGCGGTTGGTGTTTATCAGCAGCAGCCATTTTACAGAGAGCTAAGAAATTATCAGGGTGAGCTGAATGAGGACCTTAAAGCTCAACGTTCTATGCACATTATTGGAGGCATGAACTATAGCTTTAAGTGGTGGGACAGAGATTTTAAATTTATCAGTGAGCTCTATTATAAGAGAATCAGAAATGCCATTGCCTATGACATTGATAATGTTAAAGTAAGGTATTTTGCCAATAATGACACCAAAGCCTACGCTACCGGTCTTGATATGCGACTGAGTGGTGAATTTATCCCTGGAACAGAATCATGGTTTAGCTTAGGCATTTTGAATACGCGAGAAGATGTAGCAGGAGATAGTAAGAGCTACATCAGAAGACCAACGGATCAGCGAGTAAACATGGCCGTTTTCTTTCAGGATCATTTGCCTTCAAATCCTACTGTAAGGGTTAGTCTCAACTTATTGTTTGGTACTGGTCTGCCTTTTGGTCCGCCACAAGATTTAGAAAGACGAAATATTTTTAACGGTGGCTCATACCGCAGACTAGATGTAGGCTTTTCGAAAATTATTTTTATACAGGAAGAAAAGTATAAAAAAGAAAGGCAATTGATAATTAGTGCCGAAATACTGAACCTTTTAGGTACTTCTAACCCTATATCTTATACATGGGTGAGTGATGTTTCTAATAACCGATTTGCAGTGCCTAACACATTATCGGCAAGGTTTTTGAATGTTAAATTTGCTGTAAAAATATAG
- a CDS encoding COG3014 family protein, with amino-acid sequence MRGFKVQVVILLTVFASCATYYEVNQEFNYEFEKGELNAANQTLAKKSKKLEKSKNRLLYYLNRGVVLSMLGEYEESNRYLEKAYLYTEDYQTNYVNEAVSMLSNPNFVAYKGENHENLMMLYYKAMNYLRMGQYDNALVECKRLNIRLDQLSDKYKSDKKYQKDAFIHTLMGIIYDAQHDYNNAFIAYRNALEIYKNDYADMFGVSVPDQLKEDILRTAYLTGFQQEYDLYKKEFGMENYKYQRTDGGDLVFFWHNGLGPVKTEWSINFAVVKGQGGVVNFTNDEYGFNFPFPVSYDKETGKSGLEDLEFFRVAFPKYKERPTVYSAANLSVNGNQYPLELAEDVNAIAFKSLKDRMLKEFGKALLRVALKKAAEEAARNEKDGLGAAVSLFNAITEKADTRNWQTLPHSIYYTRVPLKKGEQHITLEMKGNKGDQKEEFVYNVKSGETIFQTFSSLDYAVKLYP; translated from the coding sequence ATGAGGGGTTTTAAAGTTCAGGTTGTTATACTATTAACTGTTTTTGCTTCATGTGCCACCTACTATGAAGTGAATCAGGAGTTTAACTATGAGTTTGAGAAGGGGGAGTTAAATGCTGCTAATCAGACACTTGCCAAAAAAAGCAAAAAGCTTGAAAAAAGTAAAAACAGGCTTTTATATTATCTCAATAGAGGAGTAGTGCTCTCTATGCTAGGCGAATACGAAGAAAGTAATCGTTACCTCGAAAAGGCCTACCTATATACAGAAGACTACCAAACTAACTATGTCAATGAGGCCGTTTCCATGCTCTCCAACCCTAATTTTGTAGCATACAAAGGAGAGAACCATGAAAACCTCATGATGCTTTATTACAAAGCCATGAATTATCTGCGCATGGGCCAGTATGACAATGCGCTGGTAGAATGTAAAAGACTCAACATTAGGCTCGATCAGCTTAGTGACAAATATAAAAGCGATAAGAAATATCAGAAAGATGCCTTTATTCATACTTTAATGGGCATAATATATGATGCTCAGCATGATTATAACAATGCCTTTATCGCTTATAGAAACGCTTTAGAAATATATAAAAACGATTACGCTGATATGTTTGGCGTAAGCGTGCCTGACCAACTTAAAGAAGACATACTCAGAACAGCTTATCTCACAGGGTTTCAGCAAGAGTATGATCTTTATAAAAAGGAGTTTGGTATGGAAAATTATAAATACCAACGCACTGATGGTGGTGATTTGGTCTTCTTCTGGCATAACGGCCTTGGCCCGGTTAAAACAGAGTGGAGCATCAATTTTGCCGTGGTAAAAGGCCAGGGCGGAGTAGTTAACTTCACTAATGATGAATATGGCTTTAACTTTCCTTTCCCGGTAAGTTATGATAAAGAAACAGGCAAGTCCGGGCTTGAAGACCTGGAGTTTTTCAGGGTAGCTTTCCCTAAATATAAAGAGAGACCTACGGTATATTCAGCTGCTAACCTGAGTGTTAATGGAAATCAATATCCGTTAGAGCTGGCTGAAGATGTTAACGCAATAGCCTTTAAGAGCTTGAAAGATAGAATGTTAAAAGAATTTGGCAAAGCCCTGCTTAGAGTAGCTTTAAAAAAGGCCGCTGAAGAGGCCGCCCGAAATGAAAAGGATGGTCTAGGTGCTGCCGTAAGCCTTTTCAATGCCATAACAGAAAAGGCGGATACACGTAACTGGCAGACGCTGCCGCACAGCATTTACTATACGCGTGTACCTTTAAAAAAAGGAGAGCAGCACATTACTTTAGAAATGAAAGGCAATAAAGGCGATCAGAAAGAGGAATTTGTTTATAATGTAAAATCAGGAGAAACTATATTTCAGACTTTTTCTTCTTTAGATTATGCAGTAAAGCTTTATCCTTGA
- a CDS encoding tetratricopeptide repeat protein: protein MKRMILLLAAVTIAGYSFGQKKPKINQAEKAREEGNLGEAKDIIDAAIEHEKTKDDGKTWYYRGLIYASLDTTSNPQFQNLANDPLKEAMKAFDKAEELGGKNEYYISDANGLPILQSQQMQTLWGYYLNKGVEGYQAQKTDQAVKYFTKTQLVQPKDTTGYIYAGLAAQSGEDYATAAKNYYTLINDLDYQSEDIYNSLIYIEGTINEDKEKALALVKKAKEAFPNNTDFAKSEINYLIQMDKIDEARNEIETAIAKEPDNSNLYFTLGVMYEELENRPKAIEAYAKSVELDTKNFNANFNLAVLYYNKAVDLIKQKNNLGITSEDQKKAKAMEGDIQQALKDAMPYWEKVLDLEPENRAALESLQYIYSQLKLNEKAVKVSEKLESMGDAE, encoded by the coding sequence ATGAAAAGAATGATTTTATTACTGGCTGCAGTTACTATAGCCGGATATTCTTTTGGACAAAAGAAGCCTAAGATCAACCAGGCGGAAAAAGCACGTGAAGAGGGTAACTTAGGTGAAGCAAAAGATATAATAGATGCAGCAATAGAACACGAAAAAACTAAGGATGATGGTAAAACATGGTACTACAGAGGCTTAATATACGCTTCTTTAGATACAACTAGCAATCCTCAGTTTCAGAACCTGGCTAACGATCCATTGAAAGAAGCAATGAAGGCTTTTGATAAAGCTGAAGAACTAGGTGGTAAAAACGAATATTACATTAGTGATGCCAACGGTTTGCCAATCCTTCAAAGTCAGCAAATGCAAACACTTTGGGGATATTACTTAAACAAAGGTGTGGAAGGTTATCAGGCACAAAAAACTGATCAGGCAGTGAAATATTTCACTAAAACTCAGTTAGTACAGCCTAAAGATACTACTGGTTATATCTATGCTGGTTTGGCAGCTCAGTCTGGTGAAGACTATGCTACTGCAGCTAAAAACTACTACACACTTATTAATGACCTTGATTATCAGAGCGAAGACATTTATAACTCTTTAATCTATATTGAAGGTACTATAAACGAGGACAAAGAGAAAGCTTTAGCGCTTGTGAAAAAAGCAAAAGAAGCATTCCCTAACAACACTGACTTTGCTAAGTCTGAAATCAATTACCTGATCCAAATGGATAAAATTGATGAGGCTAGAAACGAAATTGAGACAGCTATAGCGAAGGAGCCAGACAACAGTAACTTGTACTTTACTTTAGGAGTAATGTACGAAGAGCTGGAGAACAGACCTAAAGCTATTGAAGCTTATGCTAAATCTGTAGAGCTTGATACTAAGAACTTTAACGCTAACTTTAACCTGGCTGTGCTTTATTACAACAAAGCAGTAGACTTGATTAAGCAAAAGAATAACTTAGGTATTACTTCTGAAGATCAGAAAAAAGCTAAAGCAATGGAAGGCGATATCCAACAAGCATTAAAAGATGCTATGCCTTACTGGGAAAAAGTTTTAGATCTTGAGCCTGAAAACAGAGCAGCACTTGAGTCTTTACAATACATCTACAGCCAATTGAAATTAAACGAGAAAGCTGTAAAAGTAAGTGAAAAATTAGAATCTATGGGTGACGCTGAATAA